One Leishmania infantum JPCM5 genome chromosome 17 DNA window includes the following coding sequences:
- a CDS encoding peptidase T, putative, metallo-peptidase, ClanMH,family M20B: MSLAPIEHRLEQRFRRYSAITTQSDPRNLGKCIPSTPGQQVLAELLAKELQAMELQNVICDKYATVTAVKPGNVPGAPRIGFICHLDTFDCGLCPHVKAQKIRYTGGDVCLNKEKNIWMRLREHAVLNKYVGQDILFSDGTSVLGADDKAAIASVMEMVANLDSSKEKHGDIVICFVPDEEIGLVGAKHLDVKGRFNVDFAYTLDCCELGEMVYECFNAASATIKFTGVSAHPMSAKGVMVNPLLMAVDFISQFNREETPECTELREGYWWFAKMDANSTQARLEAMVREHDLAKYTARKTYMLDVAKKVQAKYPTGKVEIEIEDVYANIANSLKDDFTAIDLLLEAMRKASVKPNIIPMRGGTDGAALSVKGLLTPNFFTGAHNFHSCFEFLPIPSFVKAYEVCHNIVLFGADKRKRTPSLL, encoded by the coding sequence ATGTCTCTCGCGCCGATCGAACACCGCCTGGAGCAGCGATTTCGCCGCTATtccgccatcaccacccaGAGCGACCCCCGCAACCTCGGCAAATGCATCCCATCCACCCCCGGGCAGCaggtgctggcggagctgctcgccAAGGAGCTTCAGGCGATGGAGCTGCAGAACGTCATCTGCGATAAGTATGCAACTGTGACGGCGGTGAAGCCAGGCAATGTGCCCGGCGCTCCGCGCATCGGATTCATCTGCCACCTCGACACCTTCGACTGCGGTCTCTGCCCGCATGTGAAGGCTCAGAAGATTCGCTACACGGGCGGTGATGTATGCCTAAACAAGGAGAAGAACATTTGGATGAGGCTGAGGGAGCATGCAGTGCTGAACAAGTACGTTGGACAGGACATTCTTTTCAGCGACGGCACCAGCGTGCTCGGTGCGGACGACAAGGCCGCCATTGCGTCGGTGATGGAGATGGTTGCCAACCTCGACTCCAGTAAGGAGAAGCACGGCGACATCGTTATTTGCTTTGTGCCAGATGAGGAGATCGGCTTGGTAGGCGCGAAGCACCTCGACGTAAAGGGGCGCTTCAACGTCGACTTCGCCTACACGCTCGACTGCTGCGAGCTGGGAGAGATGGTGTACGAGTGCTTCAACGCCGCGAGTGCCACGATTAAGTTCACAGGTGTCTCGGCGCACCCGATGTCGGCCAAGGGCGTGATGGTGAACCCACTGCTGATGGCCGTGGACTTCATTTCCCAGTTCAACCGCGAGGAGACGCCCGAGTgcacggagctgcgcgaggggTACTGGTGGTTCGCGAAGATGGATGCCAACTCCACCCAGGCGAGGCTCGAGGCAATGGTGCGCGAGCACGACCTCGCCAAGTACACGGCCCGCAAAACGTACATGCTCGATGTGGCCAAGAAGGTGCAGGCCAAGTATCCGACCGGCAAGGTTGAAATTGAGATTGAAGACGTGTATGCTAACATCGCAAACTCGCTTAAGGATGACTTCACTGCGATTGATCTGCTACTGGAGGCGATGAGGAAGGCGAGCGTGAAGCCGAACATTATCCCGATGCGTGGGGGCACcgacggtgcagcgctcTCCGTGAAGGGCCTCCTCACCCCCAACTTCTTCACTGGTGCGCACAACTTCCACTCCTGCTTCGAGTTCCTTCCCATCCCGTCCTTCGTGAAGGCATATGAGGTGTGCCACAACATCGTCCTGTTCGGCGCTGATAAGCGCAAGAGGACGCCGTCCTTGCTGTAG